In Erigeron canadensis isolate Cc75 chromosome 7, C_canadensis_v1, whole genome shotgun sequence, one DNA window encodes the following:
- the LOC122607218 gene encoding mitochondrial substrate carrier family protein ucpB, with protein sequence MPPAVDDGIKNKNGKMGVKKNESLWELSKVGYHFGTSGVAVAAATAITHPLDVLKVRLQMQLVGQRGPLTGMGKTMVQVVRKEGPRSLYLGLTPALSRSVLYGGLRLGLYEPSKNLCELAFESTNIFMKIASGAVSGAFATLLTNPMEVIKVRLQMDHNLRKGAIDELQKVAAKEGVAALWKGVGPAMARAGALTASQLATYDEFKQVLLKWTPLKEGFYLHLISSTIAGSVSTLITAPMDMVKTRLMLQRKSMRDGAYKNGFHCAYKVLITEGTRGLYKGGFAIFARLGPQTTITFVVCEKLRELAGLKSI encoded by the exons ATGCCTCCGGCTGTTGATGATggaatcaaaaacaaaaatg ggaaaaTGGGAGTGAAGAAAAATGAGAGTTTATGGGAGTTATCAAAAGTTGGATATCATTTTGGAACAAGTGGTGTTGCCGTTGCTGCTGCCACTGCCATTACACATCCTTTAG ATGTACTCAAAGTTAGATTGCAAATGCAACTTGTTGGACAAAGAGGTCCGTTAACTGGAATG GGAAAAACTATGGTTCAAGTTGTTAGGAAAGAAGGACCGCGGTCCTTGTATCTCGGTTTGACTCCAGCATTGTCGAGGTCAGTTCTATATGGAGGTCTACGCTTAGGTTTGTATGAACCTTCTAAAAATTTATGTGAACTGGCCTTTGAGTCCACTAACATCTTCATGAAGATTGCGTCTGGAGCAGTTTCTGGTGCTTTTGCAACTTTGCTGACCAACCCTATGGAAGTTATTAAG GTGCGTCTGCAAATGGACCATAACCTGCGTAAAGGAGCTATAGATGAGCTGCAGAAAGTTGCTGCAAAAGAGGGTGTAGCAGCTCTTTGGAAGGGAGTTGGACCTGCAATGGCTAGGGCGGGAGCTTTAACTGCATCACAGCTGGCTACATATGATGAGTTCAAGCAG GTCTTGCTAAAATGGACGCCTCTTAAAGAAGGATTTTATCTTCATCTCAT CTCGAGTACCATAGCGGGCTCTGTCAGCACCCTCATAACTGCACCAATGGACATGGTTAAAACTCGTCTCATGCTACAGCGAAAATCTATGAGAGACGGAGCTTACAAAAACGGGTTCCACTGTGCATATAAG GTTCTGATAACAGAGGGAACTCGTGGGCTCTATAAAGG GGGCTTTGCTATATTTGCAAGATTAGGTCCACAAACTACCATCACATTTGTAGTATGTGAGAAATTGCGAGAGCTTGCTGGACTGAAATCAATCTAG